From the genome of Triticum aestivum cultivar Chinese Spring chromosome 3B, IWGSC CS RefSeq v2.1, whole genome shotgun sequence, one region includes:
- the LOC123067094 gene encoding uncharacterized protein — protein MAGSGSSSSTTGEGCPIMCSIAECTSAGELLMTIKSQFTGSSKIYATQVLEQLVTQRYTGGSHGIREHILRMSNMAAKLKPMDEDLDIKPKLLVHLVMASLPKEFKTFVVNYNMSPGTWGIEKTIAMCVQEEDRLKAAHGGSLNYVKDYKKKNYNQNNKSSPSKHGKAPYQHQHQQQTFSVDKDTCLHCKQKGHYKKN, from the exons ATGGCTGGCTCCGGCTCAAGCTCGTCCACAACAGGCGAAG GGTGCCCCATTATGTGCTCCATTGCCGAGTGCACTTCCGCAGGGGAGTTGCTTATGACgataaagagccagttcactggctcttcaaagatatatgccacccaAGTGTTAGAGCAACTAGTGACACAACGCTACACAGGTGGTAGTCATggaataagagagcacatcctGAGGATGAGCAATATGGCAGCAAAGCTAAAGCCCATGGATGAGGATCTGGATATCAAACCAAAGCTCCTGGTCCACCTAGTCATGGCTTCACTACCAAAGGAGTTCAAAACTTTTGTTGTAAACTATaatatgtcacctggaacatggggcattgaaaagacaatagcaatgtgtgtccaagaagaggacagactcaaagccgcacatggtggttcactcaactatgtgaaggattacaagaaaaagaactacaatcaaaacaacaaaagttCTCCTTCAAAGCATGGAAAAGCTCCATATCAGCATCAGCATCAGCAACAAACTTTCTCAGTGGACAAAGACACTTGTCTCCACTGCAAGCAGAAAGGGCATTACAAGAAAAACTGA